In the Nymphalis io chromosome 2, ilAglIoxx1.1, whole genome shotgun sequence genome, one interval contains:
- the LOC126778955 gene encoding transcription termination factor 5, mitochondrial-like: MSQWPSSLTTLVYGDVNKFTLHSLRIKIIQRYLELMLDLSSDEFVRGIDTYPTIRHRPLQSINETLNILLSEILIPIKKIKSNLYLVHASPDNLKNILYKFRSIGGIDIKEILRMYPKLAVINYSTLLEIRKTLEEYGISKEAQIRCFQIYTLSPATIKERLEKAKTIPEFNAFYGHPRFLKMIYYNKTATRRLMKLYSYNKKCLSLNILSGSSAHYEIFEKAPGDRLGKGKDLVFCISKSLGDSFNVTHIRNIIKRHPFWINIPLIQVKYVYEQLSVDFSANDIYENCPILLYPWNRIRETLKLLESNEKQNKWLASLHYEQIDLTTLSQSQKLSLILYLLEKNHYFTGNGVWSEEKHKNIVDLTTKTSESNQLV; encoded by the coding sequence ATGAGCCAATGGCCTTCATCTCTCACCACATTAGTATATGGAGATGTTAACAAATTTACTTTACAttcattaagaataaaaattatacaaagatACCTTGAACTTATGTTAGATCTAAGTTCAGATGAATTTGTAAGAGGAATTGATACATATCCAACAATTCGACATCGTCCACTACAATCCATCAATGAAACTCTGAATATTTTGCTGAGTGAAATACttattccaattaaaaaaattaaatccaaCTTGTATTTAGTGCATGCCTCCCCAGACAACTTAaagaatatattgtataagttTAGATCAATTGGAGGAatagatataaaagaaatattaaggaTGTATCCTAAGCTAGCTGTAATAAACTATTCAACATTATTAGAAATAAGAAAAACTTTGGAAGAATATGGAATAAGTAAAGAAGCACAAATCAGgtgttttcaaatatatacacTAAGCCCAGCTACAATTAAAGAGAGATTAGAAAAAGCTAAAACTATACCGGAGTTTAATGCATTTTATGGCCACCCaagatttttgaaaatgatCTACTATAATAAGACAGCGACAAGAAGGCTGATGAAATTATACAGTTACAACAAAAAATGCTTGAGCCTCAATATACTTTCTGGCAGTTCTGCacattatgaaatttttgaGAAAGCACCAGGTGATCGATTGGGAAAAGGCAAAGATTTAGTCTTCTGTATAAGCAAGTCACTAGGCGACTCATTTAATGTCACTCATATACGTAATATAATCAAACGACATCCATTTTGGATTAACATCCCATTAATTCAAgttaaatatgtttatgaaCAGTTGAGTGTAGACTTTTCTGCTaatgatatttatgaaaattgcCCTATTCTGTTGTATCCTTGGAATAGGATAAGAGAAACACTAAAACTATTAGAATCAAatgaaaagcaaaataaatggtTAGCCTCATTACATTATGAACAAATAGATTTAACAACATTAAGCCAATCACAAAAGCTTAGTCTCATATTGtatttacttgaaaaaaatcattattttactgGAAATGGGGTATGGTCtgaagaaaaacataaaaatattgttgatttGACCACAAAAACATCTGAATCAAATCAAttagtatag
- the LOC126775815 gene encoding uncharacterized protein LOC126775815 gives MVSKSKTGLFALSFFGLASLLITIAFVSPYWLVTDGKLKNPKFFKIGLWEVCFNGFEETHHWYDTEFEGCSWIFDEEYYIIHEILLPGFFIATQFFFTISMCCVLISLFISYLYMKKDEDDDNYVTLLVTFGTILVIGGFSGIISVVTFGARGDGRDWMPNWEHNDLGWSFALGVVGVIFLFPAGILFLIEARVRKYKRLHEMQSRDPSSYSMRERKVAYPSHTDI, from the exons ATGGTATCTAAATCTAAAACTGGGTTGTTTGCTCTAAGTTTTTTTGGATTAGCATCTTTATTGATAACCATAGCTTTTGTTAGTCCATACTGGTTAGTTACTGATGGGAAGTTGAAAAATCCTAAGTTTTTCAAAATAG gttTGTGGGAAGTATGCTTCAATGGATTCGAAGAAACTCATCATTGGTATGACACAGAGTTTGAAGGCTGTAGTTGGATTTTTGatgaagaatattatataatacatgaaATACTACTACCAGGCTTTTTTATAGCAACGCAATTCTTCTTCACAATATCTATGTGTTGTGTTTTAATATCACTTTTCATATCGtatttgtatatgaaaaaagacGAAGACGATGATAACTATGTTACTCTTTTAGTAACTTTTGGCACGATTCTTGTTATTGGAG GCTTCTCAGGCATAATATCGGTGGTAACGTTTGGAGCTAGAGGTGATGGACGGGACTGGATGCCTAATTGGGAGCACAATGATCTTGGCTGGTCATTTGCTCTCGGAGTTGTTGGGGTTATCTTTCTCTTTCCAGCCGGTATATTATTTCTCATTGAAGCGAGGGTACGAAAGTATAAGAGATTGCACGAGATGCAAAGTAGAGATCCCTCATCTTACAGTATGCGTGAGAGAAAAGTGGCATACCCTAGCCATactgatatttaa
- the LOC126778854 gene encoding uncharacterized protein LOC126778854: MKKRSLAGNCGIVVFVIALVTVALAFGTPNWLVSDNRIRGAKMDRLGLWSHCFRSLPDPLDVNQRRFFVGCRWVYDPFTTGYDKIRGYLLPGFMVATQFFFTLCLIGVLISTILVIFFFLCSGPNQRRYVLLIKGIGYIMLGAAISGAIAVIVFASLGNTDGWMPDHSNNYLGWSFGLGVVGVVACLVTAALFLTEANIQLKKRNRFKESQARFELENESKA; encoded by the exons ATGAAGAAACGAAGCTTAGCTGGTAATTGTGGGATAGTCGTTTTTGTAATTGCCCTTGTGACTGTGGCATTGGCATTCGGCACGCCTAATTGGCTCGTTAGTGACAACAGGATACGAGGAGCTAAAATGGACAG gtTGGGATTATGGAGTCACTGCTTCAGGTCTCTACCGGATCCTTTAGATGTTAATCAGAGACGGTTTTTTGTCGGTTGTCGTTGGGTTTACGATCCATTCACAACTGGCTATGACAAGATTCGTGGATACCTATTACCAG GATTTATGGTAGCGACCCAGTTCTTTTTCACGCTGTGTCTTATCGGAGTCTTGATATCGACGATATTAGTCATATTCTTTTTCCTATGTAGCGGTCCAAATCAACGCagatatgtattattaattaaaggtATAGGATATATAATGTTAGGGGCAG CAATAAGCGGTGCTATAGCAGTTATAGTTTTTGCGTCACTTGGAAACACTGATGGATGGATGCCCGATcattctaataattatttag ggtGGTCATTCGGCCTTGGTGTTGTGGGTGTTGTAGCCTGTCTCGTCACTGCAGCCTTATTTTTGACGGAAGCGAATATACAATTGAAAAAACGCAATCGTTTTAAAGAGTCTCAAGCACGTTTCGAGTTGGAAAACGAGTCGAAGGCGTAA
- the LOC126778842 gene encoding uncharacterized protein LOC126778842, with protein sequence MTAANNEYPKASNATLIGATITYIAGLFLLLSFAGPYWIKSYSGMFSSFKHMGLWEYCFDRFRFPSYQYDKYFDGCHYIFGQELYVIREWLLPAWLMAVQTFVTLALMLSFMAQILLACVVVRMPLRTVLRYEWIFVSISFIMVAISSVFLFLAVAIFGGNCYRRDWLLYPSFNILSWSYAFAVVAFILFGLAAILLFLESRKLYELRLEAKNLVAQMQHSQPEHALHQLRDQLHQQQQLGYFRN encoded by the exons ATGACTGCGGCTAATAATGAATATCCAAAGGCTTCCA atgCCACCTTAATAGGAGcgaccattacttacatcgcggGACTGTTCCTGTTGTTGTCTTTTGCTGGACCGTATTGGATTAAATCATATTCGGGAATGTTCTCTTCGTTTAAACACATGGGCCTATGGGAATACTGTTTTGATCGCTTCAGATTTCCCTCCTATCAGTATGATAAGTATTTTGATGGTTGTCATTACATTTTCGGTCaa GAGTTATACGTCATCCGTGAATGGTTGCTGCCGGCATGGTTAATGGCAGTTCAGACATTTGTGACATTAGCTTTGATGCTGTCTTTCATGGCACAGATACTACTGGCCTGCGTAGTAGTTCGCATGCCACTTAGAACAGTGCTGCGATATGAATGGATATTCGtatctatttcatttattatggtTGCCATATCTA gtGTGTTTCTATTTCTCGCTGTTGCAATATTTGGAGGCAACTGCTATCGTCGTGATTGGTTGCTGTATCCATCGTTCAATATTCTTTCTTGGTCTTATGCATTTGCTGTTGTTGCCTTCATATTGTTTG GTTTGGCagcaattcttttatttttggaaTCACGTAAATTATATGAGCTGCGATTGGAAGCTAAGAATCTTGTAGCTCAAATGCAACACAGCCAGCCTGAGCATGCTTTGCATCAATTGCGTGATCAGTTGCATCAACAACAGCAACTTGGATATTTTaggaactaa